In Candidatus Cohnella colombiensis, one DNA window encodes the following:
- the rnc gene encoding ribonuclease III produces MSDQFEQLQQRIRITFRNMALLKQAFTHTSYVNEQRGAKLAHNERLEFLGDAVLQLTVSEYLFRRYPDRPEGELTRMRASIVCEPSLVRFAEALEFGQIVLLGKGEELTGGRTRPSLLADAFEAFLGALYLDQGLNAVRSFLDQHLFLLLPDDSQSPMKDFKTVLQEKVQQLSSGPLDYRIVEERGPAHDREFVVAVLIDKEQLGEGIGRSKKEAEQQAASQALQTLAKQYPS; encoded by the coding sequence ATGAGTGATCAGTTTGAACAGCTGCAACAACGCATTCGAATCACGTTTCGCAACATGGCGCTCCTGAAACAAGCTTTTACACATACTTCATATGTGAACGAGCAACGAGGAGCTAAGCTAGCGCATAACGAGAGATTGGAGTTTCTAGGTGATGCTGTGCTTCAATTGACCGTGTCTGAATATTTGTTCCGGCGGTATCCAGACCGTCCTGAAGGTGAGTTAACTCGTATGCGAGCTAGTATTGTATGCGAACCATCGCTTGTCCGTTTTGCCGAGGCGCTCGAATTTGGGCAGATCGTGCTGCTCGGCAAAGGGGAGGAGCTAACGGGAGGCAGAACGAGACCTTCCTTACTCGCAGATGCTTTCGAAGCATTCTTAGGTGCACTCTACTTGGATCAAGGGTTGAATGCTGTACGTAGTTTTCTTGATCAACATTTATTTTTACTGCTGCCTGATGATAGTCAATCACCGATGAAAGATTTCAAAACGGTTCTTCAAGAGAAGGTTCAGCAGTTATCTTCAGGCCCGTTAGATTATCGGATTGTGGAAGAACGTGGACCTGCACATGATCGGGAATTCGTTGTAGCAGTCCTCATTGATAAAGAGCAACTGGGTGAAGGCATCGGCCGTTCGAAGAAGGAAGCAGAACAGCAAGCGGCATCTCAAGCATTACAGACGTTAGCTAAGCAATATCCTTCATAA
- the fabF gene encoding beta-ketoacyl-ACP synthase II has protein sequence MKRRVVVTGMGVITSLGCDLPTLWNNLLAGKSGVSQIEAFDTTEYTTKIAAEIKNFDSSAYIDKKDVRKMDRFVQFGVAASKLAVEDAGLKLGENADPERVGVIVGSGIGGLGTWEEQHTILMEKGPRRVSPFFIPMMIANMASGQVSMVTGAKGPNTTAVSACATGTHSIGDSFKMIQRGDAEVMICGGAEATIRPIGMAGFCSMRAMSTRNDEPEKASRPFDVDRDGFVMGEGAGVLILEDLEHAIARGARIYGEIIGYGMSGDAYHMTEPDPDGAARCMSKAIKDAGITPEDVQYINAHGTSTPVGDKSETIAIKKTFGDHAYKLAVSSTKSMTGHLLGAAGGVEAVILGLVLEHGLIPPTANLDNQDPELDLDYVPNVPRKADVKVALSNSFGFGGHNATIIMRKYEA, from the coding sequence TTGAAACGTCGTGTTGTTGTTACAGGCATGGGTGTTATTACATCACTTGGTTGCGATTTGCCTACATTGTGGAATAATTTACTCGCCGGTAAATCCGGTGTGAGTCAGATTGAAGCTTTCGACACGACTGAATATACAACTAAGATCGCAGCGGAAATTAAGAACTTTGATTCCTCTGCTTACATCGATAAGAAGGATGTTCGTAAGATGGACCGCTTCGTGCAATTTGGCGTTGCGGCTAGTAAGCTAGCGGTTGAAGACGCTGGCTTGAAGCTTGGAGAGAACGCAGATCCAGAACGTGTTGGCGTAATCGTAGGCTCAGGGATCGGTGGCTTAGGGACCTGGGAAGAGCAGCATACGATCTTGATGGAAAAAGGACCGCGTCGTGTCAGCCCTTTTTTCATCCCGATGATGATTGCGAACATGGCGAGTGGACAAGTATCGATGGTTACTGGAGCGAAAGGTCCGAATACGACAGCGGTATCGGCCTGTGCGACGGGAACACATTCGATTGGCGATTCTTTTAAAATGATTCAACGTGGCGACGCAGAGGTTATGATCTGTGGTGGCGCTGAAGCGACGATACGTCCGATAGGGATGGCGGGCTTCTGTTCGATGCGAGCAATGAGTACACGTAACGATGAGCCTGAGAAGGCGAGTCGTCCATTCGATGTAGATCGTGATGGCTTCGTTATGGGTGAAGGTGCCGGTGTATTAATTCTTGAGGATCTTGAGCATGCGATAGCACGTGGTGCCCGTATTTATGGTGAGATTATCGGTTATGGCATGAGCGGTGACGCTTATCATATGACTGAGCCTGACCCGGATGGCGCTGCACGCTGTATGTCCAAGGCCATTAAGGATGCAGGCATTACTCCAGAGGATGTTCAATATATTAATGCACACGGTACTTCAACACCAGTTGGAGACAAATCGGAAACGATTGCGATCAAGAAAACTTTCGGAGACCACGCTTATAAGCTTGCCGTAAGCTCTACAAAGTCGATGACAGGTCATCTACTTGGAGCAGCAGGTGGCGTAGAAGCTGTCATTCTAGGGTTGGTTTTGGAGCATGGACTCATTCCACCTACTGCGAACCTAGACAATCAAGATCCAGAGCTCGATTTAGATTATGTTCCGAATGTACCTCGTAAAGCAGATGTGAAAGTAGCGCTTTCGAATTCATTCGGTTTTGGCGGGCATAACGCGACAATTATTATGCGCAAATACGAAGCCTAA
- the fabD gene encoding ACP S-malonyltransferase, with translation MGKIAFVFPGQGAQTVGMGKDTYELIAASRAIFDRADEALGFSISKLCFEGPDEDLKQTANTQPALLATSIALLEAYKSQVVQPDYVAGHSLGEYSALVAAGVLSFEDAIRLVRARGQFMEQAVPSGLGAMAAVLGAERDSLQALCADVTATVGRVELANVNCPGQIVVSGSAEGVASVVERGKEAGAKRVIPLDVSGPFHSSLMQPAADALAAKLADIQFKDATVPVVVNVHAKPVVAGDELRSLLVDQVVSPVLWEDSIRYLIAEGVDTFVEIGSGTVLSGLIKKIDKSVQVITVNNVDACNPTVAQ, from the coding sequence ATGGGTAAAATCGCATTTGTATTTCCAGGTCAAGGTGCACAGACTGTTGGGATGGGGAAAGACACGTATGAGTTAATCGCTGCATCTCGTGCGATCTTCGATCGTGCCGATGAGGCATTAGGCTTCTCTATTTCTAAGCTTTGCTTCGAAGGCCCGGACGAGGACTTGAAACAGACAGCGAACACACAGCCTGCACTACTAGCAACGAGTATTGCGCTGTTAGAGGCATATAAGAGTCAAGTTGTGCAACCTGATTACGTAGCTGGTCATTCGCTCGGGGAGTATAGCGCACTTGTTGCTGCAGGCGTACTTTCATTCGAGGACGCCATTCGACTCGTACGTGCGCGCGGGCAGTTTATGGAGCAGGCAGTTCCGAGTGGACTAGGTGCAATGGCTGCCGTACTCGGTGCGGAGCGAGACTCCCTGCAAGCATTGTGTGCAGATGTAACAGCTACTGTTGGCCGAGTGGAGCTGGCGAATGTGAATTGTCCAGGTCAAATCGTTGTATCAGGCTCAGCTGAAGGTGTTGCGTCTGTCGTGGAGCGTGGTAAAGAAGCGGGTGCGAAGCGCGTTATCCCACTTGATGTGAGCGGTCCGTTTCATTCGAGCTTAATGCAGCCCGCAGCAGATGCATTGGCGGCTAAGCTTGCAGACATACAGTTCAAGGATGCAACTGTTCCTGTTGTCGTCAACGTACACGCAAAGCCAGTCGTTGCTGGTGATGAACTAAGAAGCTTGCTCGTCGATCAGGTCGTGTCACCCGTGTTGTGGGAAGACTCGATTCGTTACTTGATCGCAGAAGGTGTCGATACCTTTGTAGAAATCGGATCGGGTACAGTTTTGTCAGGGCTCATTAAGAAAATTGACAAATCAGTACAAGTCATCACGGTCAACAATGTTGATGCATGTAATCCAACAGTTGCACAATGA
- the rsmD gene encoding 16S rRNA (guanine(966)-N(2))-methyltransferase RsmD produces the protein MRVISGQAKGHPLKAVPGSNTRPTTDKVKESLFSIIGPYFEEDRVLDLFAGTGGLGIEALSRGAASAVFIDSSSQSIEIVKRNLESTKLIARAEVYRNDAHRALKLLERKGEAFDLLFLDPPYAMKDCNELLLDAASRGLVADRAIAVIEHHPEVEYSEKIGAFERTRYVVYGDIALSIYRYSAIEESVEFEAVMEAKEDIQDESKSTDTHA, from the coding sequence GTGCGAGTCATTTCTGGACAAGCGAAGGGGCATCCGCTGAAGGCGGTGCCTGGGAGCAATACTCGTCCAACGACAGATAAAGTGAAAGAATCTTTGTTTAGCATTATTGGACCCTACTTTGAAGAAGATCGGGTATTGGATTTGTTTGCGGGTACTGGCGGTTTAGGGATTGAAGCACTCAGTAGAGGTGCAGCAAGCGCGGTGTTTATCGATTCCAGCTCACAAAGCATCGAAATTGTGAAGCGAAATTTGGAATCGACGAAGCTCATCGCTCGAGCTGAGGTTTATCGTAACGATGCTCACAGAGCATTAAAGCTGTTAGAGCGTAAAGGTGAAGCATTCGATCTGTTGTTCCTTGACCCGCCATATGCGATGAAAGATTGCAATGAGCTTCTTCTGGATGCAGCATCGCGTGGGCTAGTAGCAGATCGAGCGATTGCAGTTATCGAGCATCATCCAGAGGTCGAATATTCGGAGAAGATTGGTGCATTTGAGCGCACGAGATATGTCGTGTATGGGGATATTGCTTTATCAATCTATCGTTATAGCGCCATTGAAGAATCGGTGGAGTTTGAAGCAGTAATGGAAGCAAAGGAGGATATACAAGATGAATCAAAATCAACAGACACACATGCGTGA
- the fabG gene encoding 3-oxoacyl-[acyl-carrier-protein] reductase, translating to MAMWDLSGKSALVTGASRGIGRAIAIALAEAGADVAINYAGGEAAAAETAKAVEALGRKAIIIQANVGKTAQFDEMVTKAIDAFGKLDILVNNAGITRDNLIMRMKEEEFDEVIETNLKGVFNGIKAVTRPMMKQRYGRIINISSVVGTLGNAGQANYVAAKAGVIGLTKSAAKELASRGITVNAIAPGFIVSDMTDQLPEEYQQKLLANIPLARMGRPEDIASAVVYMASDAAAYMTGQTIHIDGGMYM from the coding sequence ATGGCGATGTGGGACTTAAGCGGCAAGAGCGCACTCGTTACTGGGGCATCCCGTGGAATTGGTCGTGCGATTGCAATCGCTCTAGCAGAAGCAGGAGCGGATGTTGCAATTAATTATGCCGGCGGTGAAGCGGCTGCAGCCGAGACAGCTAAAGCTGTTGAAGCACTCGGGCGCAAAGCGATTATCATTCAAGCAAATGTAGGTAAGACAGCGCAATTTGATGAGATGGTAACGAAAGCGATTGATGCTTTTGGCAAGCTCGACATTCTCGTTAATAACGCGGGTATTACGCGAGATAACTTGATTATGCGAATGAAGGAAGAAGAGTTCGATGAAGTCATCGAAACGAATCTGAAAGGCGTATTTAACGGGATTAAAGCGGTAACTCGTCCAATGATGAAGCAACGTTATGGTCGCATCATCAATATTTCTTCCGTTGTGGGTACACTAGGCAATGCTGGGCAAGCGAACTATGTAGCGGCGAAAGCTGGCGTAATTGGTTTAACGAAATCCGCTGCGAAAGAGCTTGCATCCCGTGGCATTACAGTGAATGCAATTGCTCCTGGCTTTATCGTCTCAGATATGACAGATCAGCTTCCTGAAGAATATCAGCAGAAGCTGCTCGCAAATATTCCACTCGCACGTATGGGGCGTCCTGAAGACATCGCTTCTGCTGTTGTCTATATGGCATCCGACGCTGCTGCATATATGACTGGACAAACGATTCATATTGATGGTGGAATGTACATGTAG
- a CDS encoding acyl carrier protein: MSDVYDRVKRIVIERLGAEEAEVTAEASFKDDLGADSLDVVELVMELEDEFDLEISDEDAEKITTVGEVVKYIQSHA; this comes from the coding sequence ATGTCCGATGTTTATGACCGCGTAAAACGCATCGTTATCGAACGCCTAGGAGCAGAAGAGGCGGAGGTAACAGCCGAAGCATCCTTCAAAGACGACTTAGGCGCTGACTCACTCGATGTGGTAGAACTCGTTATGGAACTCGAAGACGAATTCGACTTGGAGATTTCAGATGAGGATGCAGAGAAGATCACAACGGTGGGAGAAGTCGTTAAATACATACAATCTCATGCGTAA
- a CDS encoding ketoacyl-ACP synthase III, which translates to MNDISVGIIGTGKYAPERRLTNQQLESMVETNDEWIVSRTGIRERRIAAPEQATSDLAYEASVRALEAAGITADQLDLIIVATITPDMLFPSTACILQEKLGAKKAAAFDLSAACSGFIYSLASATAFMKMGMYRRVLVVGAETLSRITDYTDRNTCILFGDGAGAVVLGEVAEGRGFKSFELGADGAGGELLRLCGGGSRMPATEQSIADRRHFIEMNGRDVFKFAVRVMGSAADEALAKAGISKEDIDLLIPHQANIRIIQSAIERLNLPQEKCMINVDRYGNMSAASIPMALAEAVEEGRVKEGDTLVLVGFGGGLTWGASVLTW; encoded by the coding sequence ATGAACGATATTTCCGTTGGGATCATTGGTACGGGAAAATATGCGCCGGAGCGCCGCTTAACGAATCAACAATTGGAATCGATGGTTGAAACGAATGATGAGTGGATTGTTTCGCGGACAGGTATTCGTGAAAGAAGAATTGCTGCACCGGAGCAAGCGACTTCTGATTTGGCTTATGAGGCATCAGTTCGTGCACTTGAAGCTGCGGGTATTACCGCGGATCAGCTTGACCTGATTATTGTTGCGACAATTACTCCGGACATGCTCTTCCCTTCAACAGCATGTATTCTTCAAGAAAAGCTAGGCGCGAAAAAAGCAGCAGCATTTGATTTGTCTGCAGCTTGCTCGGGCTTTATCTACAGCTTGGCGAGTGCAACGGCATTCATGAAGATGGGAATGTATCGCCGCGTTCTCGTTGTCGGCGCAGAAACACTTTCGCGGATTACAGATTATACAGATCGCAACACTTGTATTCTGTTCGGTGATGGTGCCGGCGCAGTAGTGCTTGGCGAAGTTGCGGAAGGACGCGGCTTTAAGTCTTTTGAATTAGGTGCTGATGGAGCGGGTGGAGAGCTGCTACGCTTATGTGGTGGAGGCTCCAGAATGCCTGCAACAGAGCAGTCAATTGCAGATCGTCGTCATTTCATCGAGATGAACGGTCGGGATGTATTTAAATTTGCAGTGCGTGTTATGGGAAGCGCTGCTGATGAAGCATTAGCGAAAGCGGGCATCAGCAAGGAAGACATTGATCTCTTAATTCCTCATCAAGCAAATATTCGAATTATCCAATCTGCAATTGAACGTTTAAATTTACCACAGGAAAAATGCATGATCAATGTCGACCGGTACGGCAATATGTCAGCCGCATCAATTCCGATGGCGCTTGCTGAAGCGGTTGAAGAAGGTCGTGTCAAGGAAGGCGATACCCTGGTGTTGGTCGGTTTTGGCGGCGGTCTAACTTGGGGAGCTTCTGTTCTGACTTGGTAA
- the rpmF gene encoding 50S ribosomal protein L32, with translation MAVPFGKTSKSRKNKRRTHFKLVVPGMVKCDQCGELKLAHRICKVCGTYKSREVIKQ, from the coding sequence ATGGCAGTACCTTTTGGAAAAACATCTAAATCCCGCAAAAATAAGCGTCGTACGCATTTCAAATTGGTCGTTCCAGGCATGGTGAAATGTGATCAATGTGGTGAGTTGAAATTGGCACACCGTATATGTAAAGTTTGCGGTACGTACAAATCACGTGAAGTGATCAAGCAATAA
- a CDS encoding DUF177 domain-containing protein, whose translation MLLKVQELVSRQEPVQLQGTLDTADIFQGNTDYIPTSPLEFNLTAQAFGDDRIIVTGQLSCNVRMQCSRCLESVDERLNLPFEEVYRIVSDLDAELDEDDEAIPVSEDRIEIAPFIAEELLVQLPYAPLCREDCKGLCPECGTNRNEQSCDCNTVAIDPRLAALQDWFNPQQE comes from the coding sequence TTGTTGTTAAAAGTACAGGAACTTGTGTCCCGGCAGGAGCCGGTTCAATTGCAAGGAACGCTCGATACAGCCGATATTTTTCAAGGAAATACGGATTATATTCCGACAAGTCCATTGGAATTTAACTTGACAGCACAAGCGTTTGGTGATGATCGGATTATCGTAACGGGTCAACTTTCTTGCAACGTACGCATGCAATGCTCACGCTGTTTAGAGTCCGTGGACGAACGACTCAACTTACCTTTCGAGGAAGTTTATCGAATCGTTAGCGATCTAGATGCCGAGCTCGATGAAGACGATGAAGCCATACCGGTGTCGGAAGATCGGATTGAGATAGCCCCGTTTATTGCGGAAGAGCTACTCGTCCAATTGCCTTACGCACCCTTATGCAGGGAGGACTGCAAGGGGTTGTGCCCGGAATGCGGAACGAACCGAAATGAACAATCATGCGACTGTAATACGGTGGCTATTGACCCCCGCCTTGCAGCGCTCCAAGATTGGTTTAATCCTCAGCAAGAATAA
- the fapR gene encoding transcription factor FapR: protein MERLPKRQRHQQLGQLLDENPFLTDRELTRLLKVSIQTIRLDRLELSIPELRERLKLMAERSYDSVKSLPLDEVIGDIVDLQLDKSGISLFEISAEHVFSRTGIARGHHVFAQANSLAVAVINDEIALTAAADLRFLRPARLGEKCIAKAYVRSSGGQKGKAKVEVCTYVGDEMVFQGNFVIYRSAVESKTLKE from the coding sequence ATGGAACGGCTTCCGAAACGACAGCGTCACCAACAGCTAGGTCAGCTGTTAGATGAAAATCCGTTTCTAACCGACCGGGAACTGACCCGTCTACTTAAGGTGAGCATCCAGACGATTCGATTAGATCGACTCGAGTTGTCAATTCCGGAGCTACGGGAAAGATTGAAATTGATGGCTGAACGCTCTTATGATTCTGTAAAATCACTTCCATTGGATGAAGTTATAGGCGATATTGTTGATTTGCAGCTAGATAAGAGTGGAATCTCCTTGTTTGAGATTAGCGCAGAGCATGTATTCTCTCGTACAGGGATAGCGCGCGGACATCATGTATTCGCTCAAGCGAACTCACTTGCGGTCGCCGTCATTAATGATGAGATCGCACTGACAGCTGCAGCGGACCTTCGCTTTTTAAGACCTGCGCGTTTAGGTGAAAAGTGTATTGCCAAAGCTTATGTTAGATCGAGTGGCGGACAAAAGGGTAAAGCTAAAGTGGAAGTGTGCACATATGTAGGTGATGAAATGGTGTTTCAAGGCAATTTCGTCATCTACCGGTCCGCAGTGGAATCGAAAACATTAAAGGAGTGA
- the plsX gene encoding phosphate acyltransferase PlsX: protein MRIAIDAMGGDHAPHAQVRSALAAAADWPDTQLILVGNQEVLSPLLGTEPPANISIVHADEVIGSDDEPVRAVRRKTNSSMVVAGRMVKEGNADAMISAGNTGALMAVGLLVVGRLPGIDRPGLAPMFPTLDNVGVLALDMGANMDAKPEHLVQYAMMGSIYREKVHGLRNPSVGLLNVGTEAAKGNELTKEAFDLLQQAPIHFVGNIEARDVLEHKCDVIVCDGFSGNIMLKSIEGAASAIFKLLKEELMSSWSSKLAAAVMKPGFRKVKKRMDYNEYNGAPLLGVNGLVVKGHGSSDENAMKTAIRHTRAAIDNGLITALAEEFSRKE, encoded by the coding sequence ATGCGGATTGCGATTGATGCTATGGGAGGCGATCATGCCCCTCATGCACAAGTAAGAAGTGCGCTCGCTGCAGCTGCTGATTGGCCAGATACACAATTGATTTTGGTAGGGAACCAGGAGGTGCTATCCCCTTTACTGGGTACTGAACCACCAGCAAACATTTCCATCGTTCACGCTGACGAGGTGATCGGAAGCGATGACGAGCCTGTTCGTGCTGTGAGACGGAAGACGAACTCGTCAATGGTTGTTGCTGGACGGATGGTAAAGGAAGGTAACGCCGATGCAATGATCTCCGCAGGGAATACCGGAGCATTAATGGCAGTTGGCTTGCTTGTTGTTGGGCGATTGCCAGGGATTGATCGACCAGGCCTTGCCCCGATGTTTCCGACGCTCGATAACGTAGGTGTATTGGCATTAGATATGGGTGCCAATATGGATGCGAAACCGGAGCATCTGGTGCAATACGCAATGATGGGATCGATTTATCGCGAGAAAGTTCATGGACTCCGTAATCCGAGTGTTGGCTTGCTTAATGTAGGCACGGAAGCTGCGAAGGGAAATGAACTGACGAAAGAGGCATTTGACCTGCTACAGCAAGCGCCGATTCATTTTGTAGGCAACATTGAAGCACGTGATGTGCTTGAGCATAAATGCGATGTCATTGTGTGCGATGGATTTTCCGGTAATATAATGTTGAAATCGATTGAAGGTGCAGCATCCGCCATCTTCAAACTATTGAAAGAAGAATTGATGTCGTCTTGGAGTTCTAAGCTGGCTGCTGCAGTTATGAAGCCAGGGTTTCGGAAAGTAAAGAAGCGAATGGATTATAACGAATATAATGGTGCACCGTTGCTAGGTGTAAATGGATTAGTCGTTAAAGGTCACGGTTCTTCGGATGAAAATGCGATGAAGACAGCAATACGTCATACGCGCGCAGCAATTGACAATGGCTTAATAACTGCACTTGCAGAAGAATTTAGCAGAAAAGAGTGA
- a CDS encoding nucleotidyltransferase: protein MSTVGVIVEYNPLHNGHLYHLQQSRKITGASNVVAVMSGHFLQRGEPALVDKWTRAEMALHGGCDLVLELPVAYSAQPAQWFAYGAVSILNATGVVDSLCFGSESGDIEALDQMASLLVDEPPAFHDLLTKELQQGLPYPSAFSVAGKAYLQSIGLAHLAFSLDQPNHTLGLHYLISLRKIKSRIVPTSLRREKSEYNQADITDSQIASATALRKALLGESGSLALLAPYVPESTLYLLQRDFAAGKAPIQWESFARPLFHELFRSDRATLGAIAEVNEGLEHRIGNVLPELSELTVECLLEALKTKRYTYTKLQRMLLRILLGHEQKLLTADRLTTGIDYIRVLGFNERGQRLLHEMRSKATVPVLTSAARGSSPYLQLDVQATAMYALGFKHTKPSDAFRDYTEPPIRIR from the coding sequence ATGTCAACAGTAGGTGTCATTGTAGAGTATAACCCGTTGCACAACGGTCATCTCTATCATTTACAGCAATCGAGGAAAATAACAGGCGCTTCCAATGTCGTAGCCGTTATGAGTGGTCATTTCCTGCAGCGTGGTGAGCCCGCACTCGTTGATAAATGGACACGTGCGGAGATGGCACTGCACGGGGGCTGTGACCTCGTCCTAGAGCTTCCAGTCGCTTATAGCGCACAGCCTGCGCAATGGTTCGCCTACGGGGCTGTATCTATTTTGAATGCTACTGGTGTTGTAGATTCGCTTTGCTTCGGCAGCGAAAGCGGTGACATAGAAGCGCTTGATCAAATGGCCTCACTGCTCGTTGACGAGCCACCAGCTTTTCATGACTTATTGACGAAGGAGCTGCAACAAGGCCTGCCTTATCCGAGTGCTTTCAGCGTTGCTGGTAAAGCCTATTTACAAAGCATCGGGTTAGCACATCTCGCCTTCTCCTTAGATCAACCGAATCATACATTAGGGCTACATTACTTAATTTCCCTTCGAAAAATAAAAAGTCGAATCGTGCCCACAAGTTTGCGTCGTGAAAAATCCGAGTATAATCAAGCTGATATTACAGATTCTCAGATCGCGAGCGCCACAGCTTTACGTAAAGCTCTGTTAGGCGAATCCGGCTCCCTTGCACTTCTTGCTCCTTATGTACCCGAATCCACCTTATATTTGTTACAGCGCGATTTTGCAGCGGGCAAAGCACCGATTCAATGGGAAAGCTTTGCTAGACCGTTATTTCATGAATTATTTCGTTCAGACCGCGCGACACTTGGCGCAATCGCTGAAGTCAATGAAGGGCTCGAGCATCGTATCGGAAATGTGCTTCCAGAGCTTAGTGAATTAACTGTAGAATGCTTACTTGAAGCATTAAAGACAAAACGCTATACGTATACGAAGCTGCAAAGGATGCTGCTTCGCATATTGCTCGGTCATGAGCAAAAGCTGCTAACCGCTGATCGCTTAACAACGGGAATCGATTATATTCGTGTCCTTGGCTTTAACGAACGCGGTCAGAGGCTGCTTCATGAAATGCGAAGTAAAGCGACAGTGCCCGTACTGACTTCAGCAGCACGGGGGTCATCACCTTACTTGCAGCTCGATGTCCAAGCGACAGCGATGTATGCATTGGGGTTCAAGCATACTAAGCCATCCGACGCTTTCCGCGATTACACCGAGCCACCGATTCGTATTCGCTAG
- the coaD gene encoding pantetheine-phosphate adenylyltransferase yields the protein MNQNQQTHMREERVAVYPGSFDPVTLGHLDIIHRAAKQFDRVIVAVLNNTSKSPLFSVQERKDLLAEVTKDLPNVEIDSFRDLLVRYMRSREAQVIVRGIRSVTDFEYELQMASTNRQLDDGIETVFMMTNPRYSYLSSSIVKEIAQFDGSVHDLVPPLVESALKQKYAEKK from the coding sequence ATGAATCAAAATCAACAGACACACATGCGTGAGGAGCGGGTCGCTGTTTATCCAGGAAGCTTCGATCCGGTAACGCTAGGCCATCTTGATATTATCCATCGGGCAGCAAAGCAATTCGATCGCGTCATTGTAGCGGTTCTAAACAATACGTCGAAAAGTCCGTTATTTAGCGTGCAGGAGCGTAAAGATTTATTGGCGGAAGTGACGAAGGATTTGCCGAATGTGGAAATTGACAGCTTTCGTGATTTGCTTGTTCGCTATATGCGCTCACGTGAGGCGCAAGTTATCGTACGAGGCATACGTTCTGTCACTGACTTCGAATATGAGCTGCAAATGGCGTCTACGAATCGTCAACTGGATGATGGAATTGAAACTGTATTTATGATGACGAATCCTCGTTATTCCTACTTAAGCTCGAGTATCGTCAAAGAAATCGCACAATTTGATGGATCCGTACATGATCTTGTGCCCCCGCTAGTTGAATCAGCACTGAAGCAAAAGTACGCCGAAAAGAAATAG